DNA from Parageobacillus thermoglucosidasius:
GTGATATAATAACCAATAAATAGCTCGTCTTAATTCAAGTGACAAGCTAAATAGTGACCCCCCCCTATATCTTTCATTACCGGTTCTTCTTCTTCACATTTAGCTATTTTAAACGGACATCGGGTATGGAAGCGACATCCTCTTGGTGGATTAAGCGGACTTGGCAACTCCCCTTCCAAAACAATACGTTCTCGACGTTCTTCCTTATTAATAACCGGTCTAGCAGAAAGAAGGGCTTGAGTGTAAGGATGGGAAGGCCGCTCAAACAGCTCCGAAGTGTGGGCAATTTCTACTAATTTCCCTAAATACATCACACCGACCCGATCTGAAATATGTTTAACCACACTTAAATCATGTGAAATAAACAAATAGGTTAAGGAATATTTTTGCTGTAGATCTTTCAGCAAATTAATTACCTGTGCTTGAACAGAGACATCCAGTGCAGAAACTGGTTCGTCACAAATTACTAGTTTTGGATTTAAGGCTAATGCTTTTGCAATACCAATGCGCTGTCGCTGCCCACCTGAAAATTCATGTGGATATCGATCTTTCATTTTTGGAGAAAGGCCTACTGTTTCCATTAATTCTTCTACTTTTTTCTTTCGTTCTGACAATTTGCCTATACGATGAATCGTCAATGGTTCCATAATAATTTCTTCGACTGTCATTCGCGGATGCAATGATGCATATGGGTCTTGAAACACAATTTGCATCTCACGCCGAGCCATTTTTAATTCTTCTTCTGAATACTTTAGGATATTCTTTCCTTCAAAATATACTTCTCCATTTGTCGGCTCAATGAGTCTTAATATCGAACGACCGGTTGTGCTTTTTCCACATCCTGATTCTCCTACAAGCGCTAATGTTTCTCCTCGATAAATAGTGAAATTCACATCATCAACTGCTTTGATAATTCCATTTTTTTCTCCTTTTAATTTTTGAAAAAAGTTTTTCTTAATAGGGTAATATTTCCTTAATCTTTTAATTTCCATTAATGATTCTTTTTTTTGTAGGCTTTGCATTTTACAAGACCTCCTCTGAGCTTTCTTTATATTTCCAGCAACTCACCTTCCTGGCACCTTCTACATGTACAAATGGTGGTTCTTGGGTATAGCAACGACCTTCCGCAAGGGGACAACGATCTTGAAAAACACAACCTTCCTTAATATCCCCTGGTAAAGGAACACGACCGGGAATGGAATAAATTCGATCCACTTTTTTTTCCAAAGAAGTAACAGATTTCAGCAATCCCTTTGTATACGGATGAATTGGATTATTAAATAACTCATCTTTGCTTGCCTCTTCCACCACCTTTCCTGCATACATAACAATCACCCTTTGGCAATGGTTTGCTACCACTCCTAAATCATGAGTTATAAGGATAAGAGACATATTTAGTTTCTCTCTTAAACTTGAAAGAAGCTCAAGAATCTGGGCTTGAATCGTCACATCCAATGCCGTCGTAGGTTCATCAGCGATTAATAATTGAGGTTGACAACTTATTGCCATTGCAATCATTACTCTTTGTCTCATCCCTCCAGACATTTCATGCGGATAGTTTCTCATCCTTTGCTCAGGAGAAGGAATTCCAACCATCTGCAATAGTTCAACAGCTAGTTTTTCCGCTTCTTTCTTACGGACTGATTGGTGAGCGCGAATTTGTTCTGTTATTTGACGACCAATCGTTAACAAAGGATTTAATGCGGTCATTGGTTCTTGAAAAATCATCGAAATTTTGTTTCCTCTCAGTTGTCTCCAATCCTTTTTCTTTAGTTGTAACAAATTCTTGCCTTCCCATAAAATCTCGCCCCCAAAAGCAACTAATCCCTTGTTTTTCAAAAGCCCCATAATGGCCATGGAAGTCATGCTCTTTCCGCATCCAGATTCCCCTACAATCCCGAGGCTTTCTCCCTTTCTTACGGAAAAGTTAACGCCTCTTAATACCTCTGTAATTCCTTCATTATTGTAATAACCTACACGTAAATCCCTCACATCAAGTAAAGCGGACATTAATTCCTTCCTCCTTTCCAACATTATTTATTCGATTTCATTTTTGGATCAAAATAATCACGAAGAGCATCTCCTAACAAATTGATGCCCAGTATTGTGATGAACATTACTGCTCCAGGAATAAAAAGAAACCATGGTGCATTAAACATGTAATCTTTCCCTTGATCTATCATTGAACCCCAACTAGGATCGGGTGGTTGAACTCCAAGTCCTAGAAAGCTTAAGCTTGATTCAGCTAAAATTGTCGAGGCCATCCCTAATGTAGCGATTACAGTGATATTCCCATAACAGTTAGGCAGAATATAGCGAAACAAAATGCGGAATGTGCTTGCTCCTAGTGCATACCCCCCTTCAACAAACTCCCTTTCTTTTAGTGATAGGGTTTGAGCGCGAACTAGCCTGCAGATTTCCGGCCAGCTAACGAGTGCTAAAGCCAAAATTAGATTGGCAATTCCAGGACCTAATGCTGCCATGATTGCAATTGCAAATAAAAGTCCCGGAAAACTGAACATAATATTGGTAATAGCCATAATAATCTTATCAACAACTCCACTAAAGTAGCCTGCTAAAAGTCCTAAAAGACTTCCTAGAACCACCGCAATTAATTGAACGACAATTGCAATAATCAAAGACTTCTGTCCCCCATATAAAACGCGAGTAAAAATATCCCTGCCTAGATGATCCGTTCCAAACCAATGGGCTGCAGAAGGTGGCTGTAATACTTGAGTCAAATCATTGACATTTGGATTATATGGAGCAAAGAGTGGAACAGCGATTGTCCCTAACACCACTGTTCCCATAGCTCCAATTCCAATCATGGAAAGGGAAAAACGCACTTTCCTTTTCTTTTCGTTTTTTTTCGGCTGTACAACTTCCCGCTTCAATACGGGTGAATTTACCGAATTCATACGATCATCCCCTTTTTATTCGTCGAAATCACGGTACTTTATAAAAAACTTGTATCCCTGTTGTTTTAAGTTAATAGCGAGATTACTACGCACACCAAATACCTAAGGAAAGGAAGTAGCAAGTTTGTTGCATTAACCTAATTTACAGACATAGCACCCCAAAAAGTTGTATTTCCTACAACTGCTCCCACAGGAGTTTTTCATAGAATTTTTCATGACATTTCCTTTCTCTTGTTAAACATCCAGCCGTATTCTCGGATCAATCCATCGGCAAAAAATATCAGTAATTAAGTTAATGATTAAAAACACGCTTGTAATAAAAACAACACATCCCTGTACTGTAGGAAGATCTCTTTGTAAAATACCGTCAACAAGTAACCGCCCGATTCCTGGAAGAGCAAAAATTGTTTCCGTTATAACAGCTCCGGAAAGCAGAAAGCCCATCTGAACACCAATAATCGTCATAATTGGAGGAAGTGCATTTTTTAAAGCATGTAGCAAAACAACACGCCAAGAAGAGATCCCTTTTGCATATGCTGTTGTCATAAAATCCATTTTCAAGATATCAATCATGGAAGACCGTGTAATTCTAGCAATTACTCCGCATACGCCCAATCCAAGAGTTATCGAAGGCAAGATTAAAAATTTCAATTCTCCTGAAGCATAGCCAGAAGCAGGTAATAGTTGAAACTTCACAGCAAATATATACATCAAAATCAAACCAATAAGGAAAGAAGGTAAGGATACACCAGCAATGGAAAATGAGCTTACTAAAGAGTCAAGCCAAGATCCTCGTTTTAAAGCACCAATGATACCTATCGTTATCCCAAAAACGATGGCCACAATTAATCCAAGGAATGTAATTTGTGCCGTTACAGGAATTCTTTCTAATAAAAGATCTGTAACAGGACTTCTTGTTTGATAAGACGTACCTAAATCACCTTGTACAAACCCTTGAATAAAATGTAAATATTGTAAAGGAAGAGGATCATTAAGACCCCATTCCTCACGAATCTGTTCGATTACTTTTTTATCCATCGAACCGCCGCGGGCATCCATTAATTGCGTTACCGGATCCCCAGGGATAACGTTCATCAAAATAAACGTAATCAAAGTTATGGCAATCCATATCGGAATTGCACCGAGCAAACGTTGGACAGCGTAGCCAACCATCTAGCTCCCTCCTTGGTTATTTCATTTTTTCGTCAATCCACACTTTTGTCAAATCTTGGTAATCAATGTCAGTTGGCACTGGCTGTAAACCCTTAACCCACGGTTGATGTACAATAACTGCTTTATTGTAGTTAAAGAACCACCAAGGTGCATCCTTCATAATTAAATCCTCCGCTTGCTGCACCAAGCTAATCATTTTGTCTTCATCTGTCGTTTGCGCCGCCTCGTCAAGCAAGGCATCTACTTTTTCATTTTTGTAATATCCAGTGTTCCCCGAAGCTCCAAAGTATTTACTATGAAAATAACGTGTGAGATATTCAACAGGATGGGTTTGCCCGCCGTTTGAATACATAGCCGCATCAAAATCTCCAGCGTTAACGCGATCCAAGAGTGATGCAAAATCAACTTGTTCTATTTTCACTTTAATTCCAACTTTCTCCAAGTATCCACTTAATGCTTCAACTGCTGGTAAACCAAAGGCAGGATGATCAGTCGTTAAGATTTTTAAGGTAAAACCATCCTCATACCCAGCTTCCTTCAGTAATTCTTTTGCTTTTTTTGGGTTGTATTTGTACGTAGTAACATTCTTGTTGTATCCCTTAATCGTAGGCGGTAAGATTCCTACCGCAGGATAAGCTTTTCCTTGAAGAACCGTTTTAATAATAGAATCTCTGTCAATAGCATAGTTGATAGCTTGTCGTACACGAACATCTTGCCAAGGGCCTTTTTTCTTCAAATTAAACTTCAGGTTTCTTGTAAATAATTCAGGCACTTCAATTATTTGATTTTTAAAAGTAGGATCATTTTTATATTTAGGGTATTGAGCATCACCTAACACCATCATATCTAACTGTTTGGAAGCAAATGCATTGTCACGAGTGGATTGATCCGTCATAATCTTATAAACTACTTCATCCAAATAAGGTCTTCCCCCATAATACTCTTTATTTCCTTCAAGAACGATTTCACTATCCCTTATCCAGCTCTTAAATTTAAATGGACCTGCTCCAACCGGCTCTTGTCCAAACTTTTCTCCCTTTTCCTCCACTACCTCTTTTGGAACAGCAGCTGCATAAGGAAGAGACATAATGGTTAAAAATGTATTATCTGGTTTAGTAAGAGTAATTTCTAGATTGTATGGATCAATTACTTTGATGCCACTAACTTCTTTGCTTTTCCCATCAATAAACTCTTGGGCTCCTTTAATAATTGTTAAACTTCCAGCATTTGGAGAAGCAGTTTTCGGATTCAAAACTCTTTCTAAAGAATATTTAAAATCTTCCGCAGTCACTTCCCGTCCGTTATGGAATAACACACCTTTTCTTAGCTTAAATGTATAAACCAATCCATCATCGCTGATTTTCCAACTCTCAGCATTTGCAGGATTAAACACTCCTTTTACTGCATCAAAGCGAATAAGAGGTTCAAAAATATTCCATGTAATCATAGAAGTAGGGGTTCCATGTGCACGTATCGCAGGATCCAAGTTCTGCGGGTCACCATAAATAGCTGCTCTAACTAACTTTCCTCCATATGTTGGCTCAGTATTACTTTCAGAGGAATCCGAACCACCTGATGTCGAATTGCCAGAGCTGCTGTTGCTACATGCACTTAAAATCATCATAATTGTCATAACCACTAAGAAGATTCGATAGATTTTTCCTTTCATCATCGTCCCTCCATCACTTTTAAAAATTAAATTGAATGAATAGTAGTTAATTTTTAACCGCTACATAAAATATCAGAAAATTATGTATTGGCCAAAAATTATTTCTGTTATTTTTTATAATATAAAAATTTAATAAAAAATCACTATTTATGTAATAAAATATGACATAATTATTTAATTAATGTTATATAATATAACATAATTCTTTAGAGAGAACATTAACCTTTCACAGGAATAATATGGATAAAAGAAGACAATCTTAAGCACTTGAAGGATATTTTGAGGTTGTGAGTTTTGGAGCGGATGAACTATATACAGCTTTTCTTTCTTTATAATGAGAGAAAAAACATTCGATACACGCATGATCGATCGTCGCAATTTCCTCTTCGGGAATGGCTTCCTTAAATCTGGAGTTCTTAGAGCTGATTTTTGTACGATTCCGTATTGGAATCCTCGATCCGAATGCAGAGGAACATTTTCTCCAAATGGCTTCCCCTCTAGTTGTTTTAAGCGTATTCAATATTATTCAAGATCGTTTCTTCCTAATAATTCCTATGCAAACAATTGTTATATCAATCTAAAACCGCAGACAAGTAAGCAAAAGTATCTTCTGCACACACATATGTAGTATCTGTTGCAAATTTTTGAATGAAGCGGATGGTCGATGCCAAATTCTCCGTTTAAGGGCATTCGGAAATACGGATCCTCTTCGTCCGTAGAAAGGACGTTTTTTTACGAATCACCGATGGAATTCCCCATTCCCTTATGAAGCGACGTACATACACATTGACGATTGAGCGATTGACCATGATTCTTTTCCTTGTCATTCATACGTTTATATCCGAAATACAGATGAATCTTTGGCTACGTTGCACTTTCTTGATCCATTGGGCCATCTGGACATTGCTCGGCTTCCTGTTTCATCTCTTCGGAATAGATGTGAACAGTTTGTCCTTTTTTTCCAAAAAAAATCCCTCCTGTATAACAGTGTGTCCTTTTTTCACACTGTCAACGCAAGAGGGATAATATCAGACAGATCAATTGGCTTTCTTTTTTCTGTCTACTATAAGGGGACCCTATCACATTTGCGGCACCTTTTATTCATTATTCAACACCGTTTGCACAAGCTGTTTTGTTGCTAGAAGCGGCGAAGGGGCAGAAGCAATCGCGCTGATGACGGAAACGCCGTCCGCTCCTGCGTTCATTACTTCGCTGGCATTTTCCGCGGTAATGCCGCCAATGCCCACTATCGGAATATCGATTCCGTTGTCGCGGAGAAGGCGAATCATTCCAGGACCTTGCGCTTGTTTCGCATCTGCTTTCGATTTCGTCGGATAAATCGGCCCGACCCCGATATAATCAGCGCCAGCAGCGGCCGCCGCTTGCGCTTCTGCCAAATTATGCGCCGACACTCCGAGAATTTTGTCGCCGATTTTTTCACGGACAACACGCGCATCTTCATCATCCTGCCCGATGTGCACCCCATCGGCATCAATCGCAAGCGCTAGTTCGACATCGTCATTGACGATAAACGGGATGCCGCGTTTTTGGCAAATAGCCTGCAGCTGTTTGGCAAACTCGTATTTTTGTTCGCCGACAAGCGCGCCGCTTCCTTTTTCGCGAAATTGGAACAGCGTGATTCCGCCATCGATCGCTTCTGTTAATACTTCGAATGGCGATTTTTTACAGTTAACACTTCCCATAATAAAATACACTTTCAATCGTTGTTTCATCTCTTCCCTTGCGATCCGCGCCAATTTTCCTCACCTACCGCGTTTGCTTGTCCCGGTACGCCCAATGGTTTGTCGGGCCGTGGCCATGGCCGATGCCTAATTCATGCTCAATGGCGGCTTGAATAAATGATTTCGCCGTCTGCACCGCTTCTTGAACCGTTTTTCCTTTGGCGAGCTCCGCCGCAATCGCCGCAGAAAACGTGCAGCCCGTTCCATGCGTATGCTTCGTTTTTATGCGCTTGCTTGTGAAATAGAAAAATTCGCTGCCATCATATAATATATCAACCGTTTCTTCCCCGTCATCGTCGTGACCGCCTTTGATCACGACATGCTTAACTCCCAGTTCATGCAGGCGTTTCGCCGCTTCTTTGCGGTCCTCGATCGATTGAATCTTCAGGCCGGTTAACGCTTCCGCCTCTGGGATATTCGGGGTCGCCACCATCGCGAGCGGAAGCAAATATGTTTTCAATGCGCTTACCGCCTCTTCTTGCAACAGCGGGGCACCGCCTTTAGCAATCATGACCGGGTCGACGACGAGACGGTCCCATCCGAATTGTCTCACTTTCGCTGCCACTGCTTCAATAATTTCTGCACTAAACAGCATCCCCGTTTTTACCGCATCCGCTCCTAAATCGGTTCCCACGGATTCCATTTGTTGCGCGACCGCATCCGGCGGCAATGGGTACACACCTTGCACGCCGAGTGTATTTTGCGCCGTCACCGCTGTTAATGCAGACATCCCAAATACCCGCAATTCTTGAAACGTCTTTAAATCCGCTTGAATCCCGGCGCCGCCGCCGCTGTCCGAACCGGCAACCGTTAACGCTTTATATACCATGATTTTCTCTCCCTTCATTCTCCTTGTTCAATGCGCCCATATTGGCTGATTTCCTCTGCTCCTACGCGGGAAAGCGCGTCCAAAAAGGCGATTTGGAAGCTGCCTGGCCCTTGTTCTCCTGCAATTTCCGCCGCGATTTCCGCAGCAACCCCGTAACTGACGAGCGCCGCCGCTGCCGCTTTTAGCACATCCCGCTCCACCGCGGCAAAAGCGCCGATCACCGATGTCAGCAAGCAGCCGGTCCCGGTTACTTTCGTTAACAATGGATGGCCGTTGTGAATGATATACGTCGTCTCTCCATCTGTCGCAACATCGTCTTTTCCGGTAATGACGACGACCGTTTTCAGCTGCTTCGCCGCTTTTTTCGCCAAAGCAACGACATCGCCGCTTCCTTCTCCAGCGTCAACTCCTTTAATCTCCCACGTTTCTCCAATCACATTGGCAATTTCCGCCGCATTGCCGCGAACGGCCGATACAGCTACATCACGGACGATATTTCGCGCCGTCTCCGTGCGGTACAGCGTCGCCCCGGCGCCGACAGGATCGAAAATAACCGGAACGCCTGCTTCATTTGCCGCTTTTCCGGCAATGACCATTGCTTCCACTTCGGTTTGATTTAATGTTCCGATATTTAAAACGAGCGCTCCAGCGATTTTGGCCATATCGGCGACTTCCTCTTGCGCATACGCCATCACCGGCGAAGCGCCTAACGCAAGCAACCCGTTCGCCGTAAAATTCGTTACGACAACGTTCGTAATATTATGTACGAGCGGACTGGCTTTTCTCACCATTTGCAACACATTTGCCGCTTCCTTGTTATTCATGTCCCATCCTCTCCCTTTTTGCAAAATAAAAAAAACACTTTGCGCGCAAGCAAAGTGTTTACGCATCCCACGTCACTTTCCCTGCGCTGGCATTACCCAAACAGGTTCGAACGGTCAACGGCGGAATATAGCCGTACTCTCAGCCTGCTTCCGCAAGCTCCCGCAATAACATATATCATTTTTCACCAAAAAGTCTACTCCTTCTTTTCATATATTGCAAGCAAAATTATGGCGAGCGGGGTTTTCTCATATCTGCCATCGCTGATCTTTCCGCTAGCGAAGGAGAGCGTTGCTGCGGCTTCCATAAATTAAATAAATCAAGGTCGACAATGTACCGAGGGCGGCGTTTTGTTTCTTTATAGATTTTTCCGATATATTCCCCGATCAGGCCAAAGGCAATCAGCTGCAAGCCACCGAGAAACCAAATGGATATAATGAGCGATGTCCACCCTGTCTGCGTATGGCCGGTTAATTTTAAAAAAAGAAAATATCCCCCGAACAATAGGCTGATGAAAAAGGAAACGAGACCGATGAGAGAAATCATGCGAATCGGCGTGACGCTAAACGAAGTGATGCCATCCAAAGCAAACGCAATCATTTTTTTCAGCGGGTATTTCGTTTTTCCGGCCAGCCGCTCTTTCCGGTCGTAATGGACGGTTGCGGAACGAAAACCAAGAAGCGGCACGATTCCGCGCAAAAACAAATTCACTTCTTCAAACCGTTCAAGCTCCTCGACCGCGCGCCGGCTTAGCAAACGATAATCGGCATGGTTATAAACAAGATCGACGCCCATCGCTCTCATCAGTTTATAAAACCATTGGGCGGTATGGCGTTTAAAAAACGTATCGGCATCGCGTTTATTCCGCACCCCATAAACGATTTCATAACCTTCCTGAAACTTTTTGACGAAATCGCGAATAACGGCAATGTCATCTTGCAAGTCGGCATCGATGGAAACGATGCAATCAGAACGCGTTTTCGCAGCCAGCAGCCCTGCCAGCAGCGCGTTTTGATGCCCGGCGTTGCGCGCAAGCTTCAGCCCTTTTACTTCCGGATAGCGCAAGCTCGCTTTATAAATAATGTCCCATGTCGCGTCATTGCTTCCATCATCGACAAACAATAGCGCGCTTTCGGAAGAAATAAGCCGCTCATCAATCAGCTCCTCGCGCAGGCCGCGGAGCTTATCAATCGTTTCCGGCAATACTTCTTCTTCGTTGTAACACGGCACGACAATCGTAAGCATCGGTTCGTTCATGGCCATCCCCTCCTTACGGCATCACCTTGTACAAATAAATCGTCCATGCCGATTGTTTGGAACGAAACACTTTCTTAAGCTCCAGCTGATTTTGTGTTGCGTTTTCAATCGGCAGTGCCGAAAAAATGTAACGCCCCCCCATTTCACGAAAGACATCTGTATTAAGCTGCAAATGCTTTATCGTCCGTTTGGAATGTTTTTGAAACATATAATGTTTTCCTAATTCGTTGACAAAAATGTAGCAACGCCCGCCCCATTCATCAAAGTATTCGCGCAGCTTTTTGTTTTTTGCCAGCTCTGGCGCGATAATTTGGCGAAACTTATGCTTGTACGAAAGCGGATAAAAATTGTTATACGTATCTAATGTGTAAAAGCCGTTATATTGCGCAATTGCCGGATGAATGCCGATACTGGCGACACGGTATGTATGGACGGGCCGCCCAATATATTTTTTTATTTCTTGAAACTGCTTTTCCG
Protein-coding regions in this window:
- the thiD gene encoding bifunctional hydroxymethylpyrimidine kinase/phosphomethylpyrimidine kinase: MVYKALTVAGSDSGGGAGIQADLKTFQELRVFGMSALTAVTAQNTLGVQGVYPLPPDAVAQQMESVGTDLGADAVKTGMLFSAEIIEAVAAKVRQFGWDRLVVDPVMIAKGGAPLLQEEAVSALKTYLLPLAMVATPNIPEAEALTGLKIQSIEDRKEAAKRLHELGVKHVVIKGGHDDDGEETVDILYDGSEFFYFTSKRIKTKHTHGTGCTFSAAIAAELAKGKTVQEAVQTAKSFIQAAIEHELGIGHGHGPTNHWAYRDKQTR
- a CDS encoding ABC transporter ATP-binding protein translates to MQSLQKKESLMEIKRLRKYYPIKKNFFQKLKGEKNGIIKAVDDVNFTIYRGETLALVGESGCGKSTTGRSILRLIEPTNGEVYFEGKNILKYSEEELKMARREMQIVFQDPYASLHPRMTVEEIIMEPLTIHRIGKLSERKKKVEELMETVGLSPKMKDRYPHEFSGGQRQRIGIAKALALNPKLVICDEPVSALDVSVQAQVINLLKDLQQKYSLTYLFISHDLSVVKHISDRVGVMYLGKLVEIAHTSELFERPSHPYTQALLSARPVINKEERRERIVLEGELPSPLNPPRGCRFHTRCPFKIAKCEEEEPVMKDIGGGHYLACHLN
- a CDS encoding ABC transporter permease; amino-acid sequence: MNSVNSPVLKREVVQPKKNEKKRKVRFSLSMIGIGAMGTVVLGTIAVPLFAPYNPNVNDLTQVLQPPSAAHWFGTDHLGRDIFTRVLYGGQKSLIIAIVVQLIAVVLGSLLGLLAGYFSGVVDKIIMAITNIMFSFPGLLFAIAIMAALGPGIANLILALALVSWPEICRLVRAQTLSLKEREFVEGGYALGASTFRILFRYILPNCYGNITVIATLGMASTILAESSLSFLGLGVQPPDPSWGSMIDQGKDYMFNAPWFLFIPGAVMFITILGINLLGDALRDYFDPKMKSNK
- the thiE gene encoding thiamine phosphate synthase yields the protein MARIAREEMKQRLKVYFIMGSVNCKKSPFEVLTEAIDGGITLFQFREKGSGALVGEQKYEFAKQLQAICQKRGIPFIVNDDVELALAIDADGVHIGQDDEDARVVREKIGDKILGVSAHNLAEAQAAAAAGADYIGVGPIYPTKSKADAKQAQGPGMIRLLRDNGIDIPIVGIGGITAENASEVMNAGADGVSVISAIASAPSPLLATKQLVQTVLNNE
- a CDS encoding glycosyltransferase family 2 protein; translated protein: MNEPMLTIVVPCYNEEEVLPETIDKLRGLREELIDERLISSESALLFVDDGSNDATWDIIYKASLRYPEVKGLKLARNAGHQNALLAGLLAAKTRSDCIVSIDADLQDDIAVIRDFVKKFQEGYEIVYGVRNKRDADTFFKRHTAQWFYKLMRAMGVDLVYNHADYRLLSRRAVEELERFEEVNLFLRGIVPLLGFRSATVHYDRKERLAGKTKYPLKKMIAFALDGITSFSVTPIRMISLIGLVSFFISLLFGGYFLFLKLTGHTQTGWTSLIISIWFLGGLQLIAFGLIGEYIGKIYKETKRRPRYIVDLDLFNLWKPQQRSPSLAERSAMADMRKPRSP
- a CDS encoding ABC transporter substrate-binding protein, with protein sequence MKGKIYRIFLVVMTIMMILSACSNSSSGNSTSGGSDSSESNTEPTYGGKLVRAAIYGDPQNLDPAIRAHGTPTSMITWNIFEPLIRFDAVKGVFNPANAESWKISDDGLVYTFKLRKGVLFHNGREVTAEDFKYSLERVLNPKTASPNAGSLTIIKGAQEFIDGKSKEVSGIKVIDPYNLEITLTKPDNTFLTIMSLPYAAAVPKEVVEEKGEKFGQEPVGAGPFKFKSWIRDSEIVLEGNKEYYGGRPYLDEVVYKIMTDQSTRDNAFASKQLDMMVLGDAQYPKYKNDPTFKNQIIEVPELFTRNLKFNLKKKGPWQDVRVRQAINYAIDRDSIIKTVLQGKAYPAVGILPPTIKGYNKNVTTYKYNPKKAKELLKEAGYEDGFTLKILTTDHPAFGLPAVEALSGYLEKVGIKVKIEQVDFASLLDRVNAGDFDAAMYSNGGQTHPVEYLTRYFHSKYFGASGNTGYYKNEKVDALLDEAAQTTDEDKMISLVQQAEDLIMKDAPWWFFNYNKAVIVHQPWVKGLQPVPTDIDYQDLTKVWIDEKMK
- a CDS encoding ABC transporter permease, whose amino-acid sequence is MVGYAVQRLLGAIPIWIAITLITFILMNVIPGDPVTQLMDARGGSMDKKVIEQIREEWGLNDPLPLQYLHFIQGFVQGDLGTSYQTRSPVTDLLLERIPVTAQITFLGLIVAIVFGITIGIIGALKRGSWLDSLVSSFSIAGVSLPSFLIGLILMYIFAVKFQLLPASGYASGELKFLILPSITLGLGVCGVIARITRSSMIDILKMDFMTTAYAKGISSWRVVLLHALKNALPPIMTIIGVQMGFLLSGAVITETIFALPGIGRLLVDGILQRDLPTVQGCVVFITSVFLIINLITDIFCRWIDPRIRLDV
- the thiM gene encoding hydroxyethylthiazole kinase; the encoded protein is MNNKEAANVLQMVRKASPLVHNITNVVVTNFTANGLLALGASPVMAYAQEEVADMAKIAGALVLNIGTLNQTEVEAMVIAGKAANEAGVPVIFDPVGAGATLYRTETARNIVRDVAVSAVRGNAAEIANVIGETWEIKGVDAGEGSGDVVALAKKAAKQLKTVVVITGKDDVATDGETTYIIHNGHPLLTKVTGTGCLLTSVIGAFAAVERDVLKAAAAALVSYGVAAEIAAEIAGEQGPGSFQIAFLDALSRVGAEEISQYGRIEQGE
- a CDS encoding ABC transporter ATP-binding protein — its product is MSALLDVRDLRVGYYNNEGITEVLRGVNFSVRKGESLGIVGESGCGKSMTSMAIMGLLKNKGLVAFGGEILWEGKNLLQLKKKDWRQLRGNKISMIFQEPMTALNPLLTIGRQITEQIRAHQSVRKKEAEKLAVELLQMVGIPSPEQRMRNYPHEMSGGMRQRVMIAMAISCQPQLLIADEPTTALDVTIQAQILELLSSLREKLNMSLILITHDLGVVANHCQRVIVMYAGKVVEEASKDELFNNPIHPYTKGLLKSVTSLEKKVDRIYSIPGRVPLPGDIKEGCVFQDRCPLAEGRCYTQEPPFVHVEGARKVSCWKYKESSEEVL